The following coding sequences are from one Anguilla anguilla isolate fAngAng1 chromosome 12, fAngAng1.pri, whole genome shotgun sequence window:
- the LOC118209490 gene encoding extracellular calcium-sensing receptor produces the protein MSSVSTVVIGLQFPLVLLVVSVEGLGTQPACQRLGDFDLPVLEVSGDILIGGLFPLHFTAPEPNLSYVSKPRHGQCHGFDYRAFRWVQTMVFAIKEINRDNSLLPGVQLGYRILDSCDHIHTGLRAALSLLNDSSRQVSTDLWCSGGAPVSAIIGLASSSPTRAVAHTVGPFRIPMVSYFATCACLNNKETFPSFLRTVPSDLFQVRGLVRLVSHFGWRWVGAVGTEDDYSRYGIQAFSEQLREHGGCLAFYSILPKTPSQKKINQIADTVEASSARVVIAFSTEGQLYELLVEVGRRNLTGRQWVASEAWVTATLLSAPQFHPILTGALGFAFRRGSIPGLRDFLLQTRPSPRPESIFSNIFWEELFACRLSFRENETHTDTVLPACTGAEDLSTRKSIYTDVSQLRVSYNVYKAVYAIAHALHKLLQCDHMAQASGIRACISGLQFKHRELLLYLKKVNFTNQLGEKVHFDSNGEPVPLYDIINWQLDGKGGMKFEKVGSFDASAPEGLQLNLDEKLIVWTGGQTQAPVSVCTESCPPGTRQATRTGESICCFDCLPCADGEVSNRTGSTECTKCPQYYWSNRERVACVASVEEFLSFQDSMGIILVALSLLGVSMTLVISVIFYHFRATAIVKANNSELSFLLLQSLMLCFLCALVFVGRPSEWSCWLRQVAFGVSFVLCISCILVKTIVVLVAFRSTLPGSSTVKLFGPPLQRAVILTCTAVQVILCAVWLVWTPPYPFKNTSYEAGKIILECKVGSTLGFYLVLGYIGLLSCICFILAFLGRKLPDTFNEAKLITFSMLIFFAVWISFIPAYHTSPGKYAVAVEIFAILASSFGLLLCMFLPKCYIILLRPERNTKKSLVNKPTQSTNWR, from the exons ATGTCATCCGTCAGCACTGTGGTGATAGGTCTTCAGTTTCCACTTGTCCTTTTGGTTGTATCTGTTGAAGGCTTGGGAACACAGCCAGCGTGCCAGCGACTGGGTGACTTTGACCTCCCCGTGCTGGAGGTGAGTGGGGACATTCTTATTGGAGGACTGTTCCCTCTGCACTTCACTGCTCCAGAACCCAACCTCTCATATGTGTCCAAACCGCGTCATGGCCAGTGCCACGG gTTTGACTACCGGGCATTCCGCTGGGTCCAGACCATGGTGTTTGCCATCAAGGAAATCAACAGAGACAACAGCCTGCTGCCAGGAGTTCAGCTGGGTTACAGAATCCTGGACAGCTGCGACCACATACACACCGGCCTTCGGGCGGCACTTTCACTCCTCAATGACTCCTCACGCCAAGTGAGCACAGATCTTTGGTGCTCCGGCGGCGCTCCCGTGTCGGCCATCATCGGCCTGGCATCCTCTTCCCCCACCCGTGCGGTCGCCCACACCGTGGGGCCTTTCAGAATCCCAATG GTGAGTTACTTTGCCACCTGTGCATGTCTGAACAACAAAGAGACATTCCCCTCTTTCCTGCGGACGGTGCCCAGCGACCTTTTCCAGGTGCGTGGGCTGGTCCGCTTGGTCAGTCACTTTGGGTGGCGCTGGGTCGGTGCCGTGGGCACAGAGGATGACTACAGCCGGTACGGGATACAGGCTTTCTCAGAGCAGCTGCGTGAACACGGGGGCTGTCTTGCATTCTACAGCATCCTCCCAAAGACACCTTCCCAGAAGAAAATCAACCAGATTGCTGATACAGTGGAGGCCTCCAGTGCTCGGGTAGTCATAGCCTTCTCCACTGAAGGCCAGCTGTATGAGCTCTTGGTTGAGGTTGGCCGCAGGAACCTGACAGGGAGGCAGTGGGTAGCCAGTGAGGCGTGGGTGACTGCTACCCTTCTGTCTGCCCCACAATTCCACCCCATTCTCACTGGAGCTCTGGGCTTTGCCTTTCGTAGAGGCAGCATACCAGGGCTGAGGGACTTCCTGTTACAGACGCGTCCCTCCCCCAGACCAGAGTCCATCTTTTCCAACATTTTCTGGGAGGAGCTGTTTGCCTGCAGGCTCAGTTTCCGTGAAAATGaaactcacactgacacagtacTCCCAGCCTGCACTGGGGCTGAAGACCTGAGCACCAGAAAAAGCATCTACACTGATGTCTCACAGTTAAGGGTCTCCTACAATGTGTACAAGGCTGTGTACGCCATTGCTCATGCCCTGCAtaagctgctgcagtgtgacCATATGGCACAAGCTTCAGGAATCAGGGCCTGCATCAGCGGTCTCCAGTTTAAACACAGAGAG CTTCTACTCTATTTGAAGAAAGTGAACTTTACAAACCAGCTGGGAGAAAAGGTGCATTTTGACTCAAATGGGGAACCAGTGCCTCTCTATGACATCATCAACTGGCAGCTGGATGGTAAAGGAGGAATGAAGTTTGAGAAAGTTGGCAGCTTTGACGCCTCTGCCCCAGAGGGGTTACAGCTGAACTTGGATGAGAAGCTGATTGTGTGGACTGGTGGGCAGACTCAG GCTCCAGTCTCTGTGTGCACAGAGAGCTGCCCACCAGGCACTCGGCAGGCCACACGCACAGGAGAGTCCATCTGCTGCTTTGACTGTCTCCCCTGTGCAGACGGTGAAGTCAGCAACAGGACAG GTTCCACTGAGTGTACAAAGTGTCCACAGTATTACTggtcaaacagagagagggtggcTTGTGTGGCGTCAGTGGAAGAATTCCTGTCCTTCCAGGACTCCATGGGCATTATCCTGGTGGCCTTGTCTCTCCTGGGTGTTTCCATGACTCTGGTTATCTCTGTAATTTTCTATCATTTCCGGGCAACAGCCATCGTCAAGGCCAACAACTCAGAGTTGAGCTTCCTCCTTCTGCAGTCACTCATGCTGTGCTTCCTCTGCGCATTGGTGTTTGTGGGCCGGCCCTCGGAATGGTCCTGTTGGTTGCGGCAGGTGGCATTTGGGGTAAgttttgtcctctgcatttccTGCATCCTAGTCAAGACCATCGTGGTTCTGGTGGCATTCCGGTCAACTCTTCCTGGGTCCAGTACGGTGAAGCTGTTCGGACCACCACTGCAAAGGGCGGTCATCCTCACCTGCACTGCAGTCCAGGTTATTTTGTGTGCTGTCTGGCTGGTGTGGACACCACCTTACCCTTTCAAAAATACCTCCTATGAAGCCGGGAAGATCATCTTGGAGTGCAAAGTGGGGTCCACCCTGGGCTTTTACCTGGTGTTGGGCTACATCGGCCTGCTGTCCTGCATCTGCTTTATCCTCGCATTCCTAGGCAGGAAGCTGCCAGACACTTTCAACGAGGCCAAGCTCATCACCTTCAGCATGCTCATCTTCTTCGCTGTCTGGATCTCCTTCATCCCGGCCTACCACACCTCCCCGGGGAAGTATGCAGTTGCTGTGGAGATCTTTGCCATACTGGCCTCCAGTTTTGGACTCCTGCTCTGCATGTTCCTTCCCAAGTGCTACATCATCTTATTGAGACCTGAGAGGAATACTAAAAAGAGCCTGGTGAACAAACCGACACAATCTACTAATTGGAGATAA